The Petrocella atlantisensis genome has a window encoding:
- a CDS encoding saccharopine dehydrogenase family protein — MRKVLIIGAGGVANVVVHKCCQNPEVFEEICIASRTKSKCDAMKAVLDGGKTKITTAQIDADDTEALIELINAYKPDMVLNVALPYQDLTIMDACLATGVHYLDTANYEPLDIPKFEYKWQWAYREKFEKAGLTAILGSGFDPGVTGVFSAYAMKHYFDEIHTIDILDANAGDHGYPFATNFNPEINIREITAKGRYWEQGEWIETEPLEIKRVYNFPQIGDKDMYLLYHEELESLAQNIKGLKKIRFFMTFSEKYITHLNVLENVGMTSIKPIMYEGMEIQPLQFLKAVLPDPASLGPRTKGKTNIGCIFTGTKDGQPKTYYVYNVCDHEACYTEVGSQAISYTTGVPAMIGAKLLLEGKWKKPGVYNVEEMDPDPFMEELNKQGLPWVEDFNPALVD; from the coding sequence ATGAGAAAAGTTTTAATTATTGGTGCCGGTGGTGTTGCCAATGTAGTTGTACACAAATGCTGTCAAAACCCTGAAGTATTTGAGGAGATATGTATTGCCAGTCGTACAAAATCAAAATGCGACGCAATGAAGGCGGTTCTAGATGGTGGTAAGACGAAGATTACAACAGCACAAATAGATGCAGATGATACTGAAGCATTAATAGAGCTGATCAATGCATATAAACCGGATATGGTTTTAAACGTAGCATTGCCTTATCAAGACTTAACCATCATGGATGCTTGTCTTGCTACCGGTGTTCATTATCTGGATACAGCTAACTATGAACCACTGGACATACCAAAATTCGAATATAAATGGCAATGGGCCTATAGAGAAAAATTTGAAAAAGCTGGTCTTACAGCGATATTAGGTAGTGGTTTTGATCCTGGTGTTACCGGTGTTTTCTCAGCTTATGCCATGAAGCATTATTTTGATGAGATACATACGATTGATATTCTAGATGCCAATGCAGGGGATCACGGCTATCCTTTTGCAACCAATTTTAACCCTGAGATTAATATTAGAGAGATTACAGCAAAAGGTAGATATTGGGAACAAGGCGAATGGATTGAAACAGAACCTCTTGAGATCAAACGCGTCTACAATTTTCCTCAAATAGGAGATAAGGACATGTACCTTCTCTATCATGAAGAGCTGGAATCTTTGGCACAAAATATAAAAGGTCTTAAGAAAATCCGGTTTTTCATGACATTTTCTGAAAAATATATCACCCATTTGAATGTACTTGAAAATGTGGGGATGACGTCTATTAAACCGATTATGTATGAAGGTATGGAGATACAGCCTTTACAATTTTTGAAAGCCGTACTACCAGACCCTGCCAGCTTAGGTCCAAGAACAAAAGGTAAAACCAATATCGGTTGTATTTTTACAGGTACAAAGGACGGTCAACCCAAAACCTATTATGTCTATAATGTATGTGACCATGAGGCTTGCTATACGGAAGTAGGATCACAAGCCATATCTTATACAACAGGGGTACCGGCAATGATAGGCGCTAAATTGCTCCTTGAAGGAAAATGGAAAAAGCCAGGCGTCTATAATGTAGAGGAAATGGACCCGGATCCTTTTATGGAAGAGTTGAACAAGCAAGGTCTTCCATGGGTTGAAGATTTCAACCCTGCTTTGGTGGATTAA
- a CDS encoding exodeoxyribonuclease III has protein sequence MKLISWNVNGIRAALKKGFMAYFIEQDADIFCIQESKCQVGQVDLDLPGYEQYWNAAVKKGYSGTAIFTKIKPINVTYGIGMDDHDQEGRVITLEFDEFYLVNCYTPNSKRGLERLDYREVWEDDFRTYLKKRDEVKPVILCGDLNVAHMEIDIKNDKTNHRSAGFTDEERRKMTKLLGSGFIDTFRFFYPELEDAYTWWSYMGNARANNTGWRIDYFIVSERMSERLEDAKIHSQVMGSDHCPVVLTLKD, from the coding sequence ATGAAGTTGATATCTTGGAACGTAAACGGTATTAGAGCAGCCCTTAAAAAGGGTTTTATGGCGTATTTCATAGAACAGGATGCGGATATTTTCTGTATTCAAGAATCCAAATGTCAGGTCGGCCAAGTTGATTTGGATTTACCGGGCTATGAACAATATTGGAACGCAGCAGTGAAAAAAGGCTACTCAGGCACCGCCATTTTTACAAAAATCAAGCCTATAAATGTAACTTACGGTATAGGGATGGATGACCACGACCAAGAGGGGCGCGTAATTACCTTAGAGTTTGATGAATTTTATTTGGTGAATTGTTACACCCCTAACTCCAAAAGAGGACTTGAGCGCCTAGACTATAGGGAAGTATGGGAAGATGATTTTCGAACATATCTAAAAAAACGAGACGAAGTTAAACCCGTCATCTTATGTGGCGACTTAAATGTTGCCCATATGGAAATCGATATTAAGAATGATAAGACCAATCATAGAAGTGCAGGTTTCACAGATGAAGAACGTAGAAAGATGACCAAGCTTCTGGGTTCTGGTTTCATTGACACATTCAGGTTTTTCTATCCTGAACTGGAAGATGCCTATACCTGGTGGTCATATATGGGTAATGCAAGAGCCAATAATACAGGTTGGCGAATCGATTATTTTATTGTCTCAGAACGTATGTCAGAAAGACTTGAGGATGCGAAGATTCATTCACAAGTTATGGGAAGCGATCATTGTCCGGTTGTACTAACCCTAAAAGATTAA
- a CDS encoding methyl-accepting chemotaxis protein — MKTEKKMFTKQVKATAVNQEIRMNESMSIKFKLTLSHVLISIIPIAIVAVLLFTNGKDSILEEVQKANLALADQVTEQANLKLDAIDSDSNLFLFNVKIGQLVSRSPEDYDNTFTFIQDRRDNIRTLYVSLNVSKPELKTVAFIKENEIIDYSNIDFINDPSFIENFMASDERTQILESGSQPYWSYGKYDTSDLFLYKTVANVYDMTKPSVMMLVVDPSYLTKILDPEKLGEGAKMSIVDMNGQVVVSSDETLEVGSMIGISQELMGNAMQSIEQSEEEVPHANGSFVTSNQVSSETMVVFKELKNGWMYVAEIPTATIYGGINNMKTQATIIVLFCFVLAVVIGLLLAFNIAKPIDYIRRKMKAVEQGDLTVRSAIKGKYEIGQLSNSFNAMTETMAQIIKETGEITSEVAIDSEELKSIASHSALASKEVIEAVESLSEGATEQAHDSERAVEVIKELVTEMNKTEESFNEVVRVTTRTKKTSVEASSTIDDLNATTTETIVLFNDIKRDMSQLTMQFKEILGIIDMINAISSQTNLLALNAAIEAARAGDAGKGFAVVADEVRKLANQSSEAAKSISAIVTNINTATQKTSNMIESGEAIYQRQEEAAKNTGTTFAEIVKDMDSIIHEVDNVYILLFGLEEIEQKATDSINSIAAVAQQSAAAIEEVLGTGEEQTASAEHLSEMAYKLSQVIEKMDNNIKNFQV, encoded by the coding sequence ATGAAAACGGAGAAAAAAATGTTCACGAAGCAAGTCAAGGCGACTGCTGTCAATCAAGAAATAAGGATGAACGAAAGTATGTCCATTAAGTTTAAACTTACGTTGTCCCACGTTCTAATTTCTATCATTCCCATAGCCATTGTGGCAGTATTATTATTTACCAATGGGAAGGATTCCATATTGGAAGAAGTGCAAAAAGCAAATCTTGCATTAGCAGATCAAGTTACAGAGCAAGCCAATCTGAAACTGGATGCCATTGACTCAGATTCTAACCTTTTTTTATTTAATGTTAAAATCGGCCAATTGGTTAGTCGCTCACCAGAGGATTATGATAATACATTTACCTTCATTCAGGATAGAAGAGATAATATAAGGACACTCTACGTATCTCTAAATGTTTCCAAACCAGAGCTTAAAACAGTTGCGTTTATTAAAGAAAATGAAATTATTGATTATTCTAATATTGATTTTATAAATGACCCTTCGTTTATAGAAAATTTTATGGCCAGTGATGAGAGAACCCAAATATTAGAGTCAGGTTCACAGCCTTATTGGTCCTATGGTAAGTATGATACTTCAGACCTTTTTTTATATAAAACCGTAGCGAATGTATACGATATGACAAAGCCATCTGTAATGATGTTAGTCGTAGACCCATCTTATCTAACCAAAATATTAGACCCTGAGAAGTTAGGAGAAGGGGCTAAGATGTCAATCGTTGATATGAATGGCCAAGTGGTGGTTTCCTCAGATGAAACGTTAGAAGTGGGTAGTATGATTGGGATATCACAAGAGCTTATGGGCAATGCTATGCAAAGTATTGAGCAAAGTGAAGAAGAAGTACCTCATGCGAACGGATCCTTTGTTACGAGTAACCAAGTAAGTTCAGAAACCATGGTTGTATTTAAAGAATTAAAAAATGGATGGATGTATGTAGCAGAAATACCGACAGCAACCATTTATGGCGGTATCAACAATATGAAAACACAAGCAACAATTATCGTTTTGTTCTGTTTTGTTTTAGCCGTTGTTATAGGTCTGTTGTTGGCGTTTAATATTGCAAAGCCAATTGACTATATTCGTAGAAAAATGAAAGCAGTGGAACAAGGTGATTTGACGGTTCGTAGTGCAATCAAAGGTAAATATGAAATAGGCCAACTCTCAAATAGCTTTAATGCCATGACAGAAACCATGGCACAGATTATAAAAGAAACAGGTGAGATCACCAGTGAAGTTGCCATAGATTCTGAAGAGTTAAAAAGCATTGCGTCTCATTCAGCTTTGGCTTCTAAGGAAGTCATCGAAGCTGTAGAGTCACTTTCAGAAGGGGCAACTGAACAAGCCCATGATTCAGAAAGAGCGGTAGAGGTTATCAAGGAATTGGTAACAGAGATGAATAAAACAGAAGAAAGCTTCAATGAAGTGGTTAGGGTGACTACAAGAACCAAAAAAACCAGCGTAGAGGCTTCCTCCACCATTGACGATTTGAATGCAACGACTACCGAGACCATTGTATTGTTTAACGATATTAAACGTGATATGAGTCAACTGACCATGCAGTTTAAAGAAATCTTGGGCATCATCGATATGATTAATGCAATCAGTTCTCAAACCAACTTATTAGCCCTCAATGCAGCTATTGAAGCGGCTCGAGCAGGTGATGCCGGTAAAGGATTTGCTGTAGTAGCCGATGAGGTCAGAAAACTTGCAAATCAATCCAGTGAAGCGGCTAAAAGTATTAGTGCCATTGTTACAAATATAAATACAGCAACACAAAAAACAAGCAATATGATTGAAAGTGGAGAAGCGATCTATCAAAGACAAGAAGAAGCAGCTAAGAACACAGGAACCACATTTGCAGAGATTGTGAAAGACATGGATAGCATCATACATGAAGTGGATAATGTGTATATCTTATTGTTTGGCTTAGAAGAAATTGAACAAAAAGCAACAGATTCAATAAACAGTATCGCAGCTGTTGCCCAACAATCAGCCGCTGCCATCGAAGAAGTTCTTGGTACCGGTGAAGAACAAACGGCTTCAGCAGAGCATCTGTCTGAAATGGCGTATAAATTGTCACAGGTCATAGAAAAAATGGATAACAACATTAAGAATTTTCAAGTATGA
- the speA gene encoding biosynthetic arginine decarboxylase — MNKTEILGRWTKEKSEELYGIKNWGSTYFSISDEGEVLVNPYSDKKSAVSLMDIVSGVKDRGLDMPVLLRFENLLDSQITYLNESFAKAMKSLDYKGTYRGVYPIKVNQQQQVVEEVTKFGQKYHHGLEVGSKPELIAALSHIKDKESCLICNGYKDEEFIDLGLYATKMGFNCFFVIEMPNELDIILERSKILNIKPNIGVRIKLSAKAGGHWTDSGGDRSIFGLNMSQIIEIVDELKEKGMLDSLKLLHYHLGSQIPNIRDIRNAVLEAARVYAELVNEGAAMGYLDLGGGLAIDYDGSSTNYTNSRNYTVEEYCMDVVEAVMRVMDQRDTPHPVIITESGRALVAYYSILLFNVLDVAIFEEYEIPEKLDESLPEQIRNLYEVNKSINHKNIQECYNDALYYRDEIKDMFKHGRISLRDRSFSEKIFWNTIHQIAKAKKKLKFAPPELEDIESAIADIYYCNFSVFQSIPDSWAIDQLFPVMPIHRLLELPKRNAVIADITCDCDGKIDRFIDLHDERSTLPLHELKKEEYYLGIFLVGAYQETLGDLHNLFGDTNVISVRINKDGSFELIKEIQGDSVEDVLSYVEFDVKQMRANFRETAEEAIREGLMTPSDRKEIMLSFDNGLRGYTYYER, encoded by the coding sequence ATGAATAAAACAGAAATACTTGGTCGTTGGACCAAAGAAAAATCTGAAGAATTATACGGTATTAAGAACTGGGGTAGTACTTATTTTTCAATTTCAGACGAAGGCGAAGTCTTAGTTAATCCCTATAGCGATAAAAAATCAGCAGTAAGCCTCATGGATATTGTATCCGGTGTTAAAGACAGAGGTCTAGATATGCCTGTCTTATTAAGGTTTGAGAATTTATTGGATTCACAAATTACTTACTTGAACGAGTCTTTTGCCAAAGCTATGAAGTCATTGGATTACAAAGGCACTTATAGAGGTGTCTATCCTATAAAAGTGAACCAACAACAACAGGTGGTTGAAGAAGTCACCAAATTCGGACAAAAATACCATCATGGTCTTGAAGTAGGTAGTAAGCCGGAGTTGATTGCGGCCTTATCTCACATTAAAGACAAAGAATCATGTCTTATTTGCAATGGCTATAAAGATGAAGAATTCATCGACTTAGGGCTTTATGCAACAAAAATGGGTTTTAATTGTTTCTTTGTTATAGAAATGCCTAATGAGTTGGATATTATTCTTGAAAGATCAAAAATATTAAATATTAAGCCGAATATTGGTGTCCGTATTAAGCTATCCGCAAAGGCCGGAGGTCATTGGACAGATTCCGGTGGAGACCGTAGCATTTTTGGCCTAAATATGTCTCAAATTATTGAAATCGTGGATGAATTGAAGGAAAAAGGTATGTTAGACAGCTTAAAGTTGTTACATTACCATTTGGGTTCACAGATTCCGAACATCCGAGATATTAGGAATGCTGTACTAGAAGCTGCAAGGGTCTACGCTGAATTGGTGAATGAAGGTGCTGCCATGGGCTATCTAGATCTAGGTGGAGGGCTTGCCATCGATTATGACGGTTCAAGCACCAATTATACCAATAGCAGAAATTATACTGTAGAAGAATATTGCATGGACGTGGTTGAAGCGGTTATGCGCGTTATGGACCAAAGAGATACACCCCATCCGGTTATTATAACAGAATCTGGGCGTGCATTGGTTGCTTATTATTCCATTTTGCTCTTTAATGTACTGGATGTAGCTATTTTTGAAGAATACGAGATTCCTGAAAAGCTAGATGAATCTTTACCGGAACAAATTAGAAATCTTTATGAAGTGAACAAGAGTATTAATCATAAAAACATACAGGAATGTTATAACGATGCTCTTTATTATAGAGATGAAATCAAGGATATGTTTAAGCACGGCAGGATTAGTCTGCGGGATCGTTCTTTTTCTGAAAAGATTTTTTGGAATACAATTCATCAAATCGCCAAAGCGAAAAAGAAGTTAAAATTTGCACCACCGGAACTGGAAGATATTGAAAGTGCGATTGCAGATATCTATTATTGTAACTTCTCAGTATTCCAGTCGATTCCGGACAGTTGGGCGATAGATCAGTTATTTCCGGTTATGCCCATCCATAGGTTGCTAGAACTGCCCAAGCGAAATGCCGTTATTGCAGACATTACATGTGATTGCGATGGCAAGATTGATCGATTTATTGATTTGCATGATGAAAGGTCTACATTACCGCTTCATGAGTTGAAAAAAGAAGAATATTATTTAGGTATTTTCTTAGTGGGCGCCTACCAAGAGACTTTGGGAGATTTACACAATCTATTTGGAGATACCAATGTTATCAGTGTTCGTATTAATAAAGACGGTAGCTTTGAATTGATTAAGGAGATTCAAGGAGATAGCGTGGAAGACGTACTATCTTACGTGGAATTTGATGTGAAACAAATGCGTGCTAATTTCAGAGAAACGGCTGAAGAAGCTATACGTGAAGGTCTAATGACACCAAGTGATCGAAAGGAAATCATGCTCTCTTTTGATAATGGCCTAAGAGGCTATACGTATTACGAAAGATAG
- a CDS encoding tRNA pseudouridine synthase A, translating to MQNYKMIIAYDGRRYKGYRKTKTNSQQSIQGKLETILYKLYEKDVEVISAVNTDAGVCAQYQVINFHGPDARLDEKGIFEYFETYLPDDIITLSVEKADDRFHSRYLATQITYTYRLWKQNAPRRPLFERQLVNVMEKPLDVTLMREGAKVFQGSHDFAAYATKSKSGSTTREIMSMDIEETDLEIIITMTANGYLLNMERYIVGTLIQIGLLERKVDSIHRGFKTRDNKDVGHKAMAHALCLTKVRYE from the coding sequence ATGCAAAATTATAAAATGATCATTGCCTATGACGGCAGAAGATACAAAGGCTATCGAAAAACCAAAACAAATAGTCAGCAAAGCATTCAAGGTAAATTAGAAACAATACTCTATAAGCTCTATGAAAAAGACGTAGAGGTCATCAGTGCCGTTAATACCGATGCCGGGGTTTGTGCACAGTATCAGGTGATTAACTTTCACGGACCGGATGCGCGACTGGATGAAAAAGGGATTTTTGAATACTTTGAAACCTATCTACCGGACGATATTATTACACTTTCTGTAGAAAAAGCGGATGATCGTTTTCATAGTCGTTATTTGGCAACACAGATTACCTATACATACAGGTTGTGGAAACAGAATGCACCAAGGCGCCCACTTTTTGAGAGACAGCTTGTTAATGTGATGGAGAAGCCATTAGATGTGACATTGATGCGAGAAGGTGCTAAGGTTTTCCAAGGTAGTCATGATTTTGCCGCATATGCTACCAAGAGTAAATCAGGTAGCACCACAAGGGAAATTATGTCGATGGATATAGAGGAAACTGACTTAGAAATCATAATCACAATGACAGCAAATGGCTATCTGTTAAATATGGAACGGTATATTGTAGGAACCTTGATTCAAATTGGTCTCCTTGAACGAAAAGTGGACTCTATTCACCGTGGGTTTAAGACAAGAGATAACAAAGACGTTGGCCACAAGGCCATGGCTCATGCGCTATGTCTTACAAAGGTGCGCTACGAATAG